The genomic segment ctttaagtccctgcaaaatagttcggttagttacctcagtttccccgtttgtctgggggtgagcgaccgaggtgaaacggtgatcaatgccgagttcagagcaaaattccctgaaatgaacattgtcaaattgtcgaccattgtcagatataaggatacggggtagtccgaatctgcagattatggacttccacacgaagtcccgcatcttttgctcggtgatccgggcaacgggttcggcctcgacccatttggtgaagtagtcgatggagacgaccaggaactttctctgtccggtggccaggggaaagggccccaggatgtcgatcccccattgggcaaacggccagggggcgatgatggaggtcagcagagctgaaggtcggcgctggatattggcgtttcgttggcaccgatcgcacttgcggacgaaatctgttgcgtccttctggagtgtgggccagtagtatccctgccgcaggatcttatgggccaaggctcgaccccctaggtgatttccgcagatcccttcatggacctctcggagggcgtagtccgcctcggaggggcggaggcatctgagaaggggagaagtaaatgattgtcgatagagtttattctcgtacaagacataccggggagcctggcgcttgattcgacgagcctccgtctcgtcatgaggtagggttccgtcctgaaggtagcagatgagcccatcgatccaacttggctcggagtcgacgtacatggtaggctcgggttcctccgtgctgggggtctgaagatactcgagcgctgttcccttgggaagctcgctcatgcgggaggtggccagtttggatagctggtctgccctgaggttttccgctctgggaatgtacCGAATAttaaaagaattcagggcagatgtgagttcccgcaccttttggagatacttttgcatggatggccctttagcttcaaaatctccttggacctggttcaccaccagctgggagtcgctgaaggccgtcagatctcccacttttagttctctcgccagcttgagcccggcgatgagagcctcatactcggcctcattgttcgaggccgggaactcgaggcgcagagcttgctcagccaccactccatctggactggtgaggataagtccggccccgctgccccccggggtcgaagacccatccgagtgcaggacccatggctgcttcggggtctcctccacggactcagatggcagctcggggtcgtccggaagggtgcactccacgatgaagtcggcgagtatctgagctttgatagccggcctgggccgatattcgaggtcgaattccccgagctcgaccgcccatttggcgaccctccccgcacgatccgacctctgcaatatttgcttcatgggctggtcggtcaatatagctatcgtgtgggcttggaagtaaggcctgagtctccgagccgagatgatgagagcgaagatggtcttctcaagtttagaatatcgggtctcggcatccctgagaacccggctggtgtaatagaccggcttttggagcttgtcctcttcccggatgagaactgagctcactgcggctggggagacggccagatataagtaaaggacctcgcctttccggggcttggtgagcagcgggggagaagccagaaggctccgaagctcttcaaaggcctgctggcattcttctgtccaccggaaatctttcggccgtttgaggctcttgaagaaggggaggcaacgctcggccgaccgagagacgaaccttcccagggcggctacccgccccgcgagccgctgcacctccttaactgtctttggaggcgacatctcttgcagtgcccggattttctccgggttggcctcaattccgcgctgggtcactatgaaacccaggaacttgcccgaggtgaccccaaacgcgcacttcgccggattgagtttcatttgatattttctgagcttggcgaacgtctcgtcgagatcggctatgtggtgttccgccgctcggctcttcaccaacatgtcgtccacgtagacttccatgttccggccgatctggtctttaaaaatctggctgaccagcctctgataggtggccccagcgtttttcaggccaaagggcatcaccttatagcagtaggtgcccttgtcggtgatgaaggccgtcttctcctcgtcttctggcgccattcggatttgattgtatcctgaaaaggcgtccataaaagttagcagttggtgtcccgaggtggagtcgacgagttggtcgatgctcgggagggggaaactgtcttttgggcaggccttgttcaggtcggtgtagtccacacacatacgccattttccgttggccttctttacgaggactatgttggcgagccagtccgggtaggagacctcccggatgaagccggctccgaggagtttgtccacctcctcggccgcagctcgttgtcgctcgggggcggagcctcttttcttctgctttacaggcttgctggttggtttcacctgaagtcggtggaccatgacctcagggtcaattcctggcacgtccgcgggcgaccaggcgaagacatcggcattatcccgcaggaagctgacgaggcgatccctctcatgggcgccgaggccggagccgacctgcacggttagctcggaaaaattttctcgtagtgggatttgaataaggagctcaccgggctctacttgcttcttccagggggtgtccctcgcatcgagggtttctatggggagtgaagggcgcgtcgggcggtctggcgcctcagctggttgtttcactgtgtgggccgccatgtagcattgcttggcgaccagttggtctccgcggacctcgcctactccttggtcggtggggaaccgcatgagtaaatggcgagttgaaaccacggctcgaagggtgtttaaccctgggcgcccaaggatggcgttgtagaccgagggcagacggaccaccaggaagtccatcctcacagtgctctcccggggggcgaggccaactgtgacaaggaagctagcctcaccttcaaccgagaccgcatctccggtaaacccgactagcggggcactgattctccggagatgtccttctgtcaaccccattttttggtaggcgtggtagtacaaaatgttggctgaacttccattgtcaactaggacacgctttacatcaaacctatttacaatcattgagatgaccacagcgtcatcgtgaggggtctcgaccccttctaagtcctcgtccgagaacgagatgacttcatcggtacgtgggcgcttcgggggtgttccctgggcggccgttcctgccgaggcccgcccgatcatgttgatggtgccggcgatgggcctgttgtcgcctggattttcggttggtgcgacattctccgccggccttctttcctcaggtcgattcctcacgaaccggttgagtactccccgtcggatgagcgcttctatctcgtcccggagttggaagcagtcctccgtgtcgtgcccacggtctcggtggaagcggcaatacttcctggtatttcgggggaatcccgtgtctcgcataggaggcgggggtcggaagaagtcccgaccctcaatttccatcaggatctcggcccggggagcattaacgggtgtatagttctcgtacctcgcctggtacatccggggccgtggtggagacctcggacgaggaggtgtcctctgctgaggtcgcccctgctgacggggcggactcctcagtctggggagatttttctctctgcggggcgaccggctcctttgtcggccgcgttcctcgcggcgtttcttctgtttcttcgaggcgggctcaattgctccccgcctggaggcgactgcctcctcggccttggcgtacttccgggctcgggccagcatttcggtgaagtcggccgggaagcttttctcgatggagaagaggaatcggtaagagcgaaccccagtcttcaaagccgacatggctatcgactggtctagctcgcgaacctcccatgtggcggcggtaaagcggtccaggtactctttgagggactccccctccttctgcttgatgtccaggagggagtctgatgtccgtcgctggcgccggctggcagcaaagttggtggcgaactgcctgccgagctgctcaaaagaggacaccgtgttcggcttcagtccagaaaaccaaagccgggcggtccctcggagggttgctgggaaggccttgcagagtatggcctccgaggacccttgtagggccatgagggcccgataactctccaggtggtcaagggggtcggtgattccgctgtagggctccacctgaggcattttgaacctcgcgggaaccggctcgtcctcgatctggcgggagaagggggacttggtagtgaactcaaaggtccccttcctgtcttgccttcttgctgtggagtgccgcgatctggcgctccagatgctcaacttttcggtcaagctcccccacccgtgggattgtcgctgtggtttgcgccagcccacggcggtccggggctgactccgcctcagagagttggggtctccggtcgaaaccttctcccggtgACTCTCTCtggggagaagctcgttctccattgttggctctggaggagccatgcaaattttggctggggagaaccgggccgttggggagacactccggcggggcctgggcctgcgggggaagtgAGGGTAAAGCCTCCTCGCGCCGTAGACCTTGAAcgacggcggccagggcctggacttgctgcaccagggcgttaaactgttccggctggacctgaggaactggatcagctggagttggagaattctggacggagtgtccaggactttgcgggggacgccgggagatgttagaggctcccttacttctcaacttcatgactgctactcgggcccttcctctagcgccaactgttgctggaaattggacccgggggcaatcttcggtcgaagagagggagcggatgtgagttctcacggcggggcggtggtccgtcggcgggcggcgtcctctgtctgggtgcctgcacacgaaccggtggccgggttttccggcgccggccctccgacggtcaagtcagtgaGGGGGGCAAATAGTATGGAGaaggaagataaacagtgaatttTTGGGGGTACCAATGTTCCCCccctcttgagaggccaaggctcccttttatatgcgggggtcggtttacctgtgatgtaacagggagaGGCCGTAGTatggctcggcatgttgttcaggtcggtgctcggtcaggcgaatcattgcactgatgttggcggtatggccgagatcagagacttatcatagtcgactagaccctgctgggtcgatttgccgtgaagagctggggatccgtagatgtcaggagccacgcgcatttattatggagtaagccggagatccgcattaatggtggagtaagccggagatccgcattaatggtggagtaagccggagatccgcatttattgttgagtgtgccggaagattacagcggccatgcgcaataaatgccggagggatgttagagtacggtcctcggacatcggggtttctcttaggtcggaggtctcggggtcggtcgtctcgTGGCCgaggttccgaggtcggacgccgacttctgctgtccggggtcggaggttgtacggcttctctggggcatttatgtcatttggggggaaactttattccccccaacagctTCTATCCCGCATGAAGGTTTGTTATCTCGAATCATGACCGTTTCCTAGGGGAAAAAAACGAAACTCGACTCACGGCTGCATGCTTACCGGAACTGAGCCACAATTTAGTTGCTTTGCTCACAGGTTCATTAATTTTCTTATGTTTTCTCTATATAATCCAACTGGATCTCATTTGCCCGCATGTCATTGCACTCCGAGTTGTCGCTTTGTGGCGGCAGCCCTGATGGAGCGTTTCATACATTACGATAcgaatatatttaataaattaaGAAACAAATCATAGAATGTCCTAGATAACTTTTAGTCTCTAGCCTTAGAATATCTTCAGAGTCCCCGACCACATAAGCAGTCATCTTACTGTAGCTCGTTGGCCTCTCTAAATATATGCTTAGTATAAAAAACTAATTTACCTTTCATCATTGCTCTAATGCTACGAATCTGGCAGGTTTCGTGCCGGCTATCACGCTCAGGGTGTAGTGGAAACGATTCGGTGAGGTATCGGGCATGGTTTGGTGCACGGGTATACACAGAGGGCTTTCCCGTGAGGCCCAAACCGCACCGACCACGAGAAGAGGAAACGAAAGACAGATTTTATTAGCACCGACCAAGATTTGGAATGTTTGATCGAGACAATTACCTGTTATCTactgccaaaaaaaaatacGATGAGCTCACCTCTTCGCGCTGGTTGATGACGAATACAGAGGAGCTTATACGGTTCTCGTTACAAGGTATCTCGCACGCCCCCCGGAAGAGACACCATCTCCTCCGCCGCGCAGTCACGCACTGTCGCTCGCCGGCGCCATCGACGCCCAACGCCGATGCTGAGGCCCCCGGACCATCAGGTGGCCGGCCACCAGGCCGTGGAGGGCCAGCTGGGCCCCCTCGTCGACGGCGCGGGGCTCCTCTACAAGACCCTCCAGGGCGACGACCGCGGGGCCCAGGAGGCGGCCTTCTACTCGTCCTTCTCCTCCGATCCCCGCGTCCCTCCCCACGTCCGCGCCTTCTTCCCGGGCTTCCACGGCACCCAGCTCCTCCCCGCCTCCGACGGCTCCGGCCCGCACCCGCACCTCGTCCTCGACGACCTCGccgccggcctccgccgcccGTCCCTCATCGACATCAAGATCGGCGCGTGCACCTGGTACCCCTCCGCCCCCGACGACTACATCCGCAAATGCCTCAAGAAGGACCGCGACACCACCAGCCTCGCCCTCGGCTTCCGCATCTCCGGCGCGCGGATCCACCAGGGCGGCGACGCCGGCTTCTGGCGGCCCGATCGCGAGGCCGTCCGGCGGTTCACGGCCGAGGACGTCCGGCGAGCGCTCCGGCAGTTCGTGTCCTCGAATCCGGCGTCGGATCCGGGCCCGCCGGACTGCGCCTTCGCCTCCGCTGTGTACGGCCGGTCGGATGGGGTTCTGGCGCAGCTGCTGGAGCTCAAGGCGTGGTTCGAGGACCAGACGCTGTTCCACTTCTACTCGGTGTCGGTGCTGGTGATGTACGCGAGGGAGGAGGTCGAGGCCAGGAGGGCCGGCGGCGGGGTTAGGGTTAAGCTCGTGGATTTCGCTCATGTGATGGAAGGGAATGGGGTTATCGACCACAATTTCTTGGGGGGGCTCTGCTCGCTGATCAAGTTCATCTCGGAGATCCTCACCGACCCGGATGAGTGCTTGGCCGAACCCAGCAAGGCGCACTTGAGCTTCGAGAATGGGAGCTAAGGGAACGGCAACAGCatagtggttttttttttttggtagcccACTTAGAATCTTCGATTTGATTTCGCTTTCTGATACTGGAGGCATGGCTGACTTTGCAGCTTTTAATTTGAAGACTCTTCTAGTTTTATCAATGTGCTTCCTAAAACTTATGCTTGTGTTCGAGCTAtcgtaaaaaaaatatatcatgatATAGGATGGTTATTTGCAAGTGTTGGGGGAAGAACCCCAAGCCATACattcacggaggcgctcggccgaagagcaccAGCCGGAAAGTTGCTCGGCGAAAGAGTGCCGAACggagagctgctcggccaaaagatcgccgaccagaaagctgctcggccaaaggatgccgaccaggaaggcgctcgactagagggcgccgaccagagtgcgcgccaagaggtgcccaaccagAAAGCTGCttggccaaaggatgccgaccaggaaggcgctcgactagagggcgccgaccagagtgcgcgccaagaggtgcccaaccaaaataagctgctcggttaaaaagtgccgaccaggagtactcaaagcagccccgccacagggttgccccattgggcgaccagctcggctcggcacccttgccgagccgatgccttaaccgaATGTTCAAcccccgcctaaagtccaagggacttgacaactcttACGGCTTGTGACccgccactatctccaagccatcaaggcataagatctccgcaggcgttcggcacgacccgccattaatgcatgagactccctcaagtctccgatgcactcagacatttaatgaacacggcccaagacgatctccggatcactgaaccatcagagcgtatggctctacctggcccaccggttcattcggtaataaatgcacttaccgtctacagaccccaggcccgctacggccggcggttcaaccactccaacatgaccgatcggtaataaatgcacttaccgtctacagaccccaggcccgctacggccggcggttcaaccactccaacatgtccgatcgaccgtgacaactccctgattccggtctgatccggtcccgttctccattacgccattaatgggttaaatcgtgcccaattattacaaaacaggacaaacctcctgtcacctcccaggtaaccaaaatcctcctataaaaggaaacctggagggaaaagggaggaggaagaacaacaaaaaaaccgGAAACAGATCTCCGGGACTGAACCCGccgggaagcacagacacaattgaggacatcatcctcttcgtcttctttatcttatccgAATGTTCTTgttgtcttctccatatactctcttccctgctctctccacatacttgccccctctgacttaggcatcggagggccggcgccggggagcccggccaccggctttcctTGCAGGACCTGCACacccccccgcagcggaggacgcagccagccggcgcaccgccgtccgcctcctgcagcagcggagctcctccttccacggcttcgcggcggcccccgggtccaattttcagcaacagcAAGAGCAACCATCCAAAAGGGACCGGAGGTAGCCTCCAAAGCAGTTATCAAAACAAGAACCTGCTTCCTAAAAAGAAGTTATTTTTAGAAATAACTTCGAATCTACATGATCAAATGGGGAAGAA from the Phoenix dactylifera cultivar Barhee BC4 chromosome 14, palm_55x_up_171113_PBpolish2nd_filt_p, whole genome shotgun sequence genome contains:
- the LOC103712359 gene encoding inositol polyphosphate multikinase IPK2; translated protein: MLRPPDHQVAGHQAVEGQLGPLVDGAGLLYKTLQGDDRGAQEAAFYSSFSSDPRVPPHVRAFFPGFHGTQLLPASDGSGPHPHLVLDDLAAGLRRPSLIDIKIGACTWYPSAPDDYIRKCLKKDRDTTSLALGFRISGARIHQGGDAGFWRPDREAVRRFTAEDVRRALRQFVSSNPASDPGPPDCAFASAVYGRSDGVLAQLLELKAWFEDQTLFHFYSVSVLVMYAREEVEARRAGGGVRVKLVDFAHVMEGNGVIDHNFLGGLCSLIKFISEILTDPDECLAEPSKAHLSFENGS